Proteins from one Mesorhizobium sp. M9A.F.Ca.ET.002.03.1.2 genomic window:
- the rlxS gene encoding relaxase/mobilization nuclease RlxS (I built this because a sul1 chimera in AMR looks like the C-terminus.): protein MKDDEFRPKLGKIGSRGSKAGKRYAGQVRAAVNRAGGQPQPGGRFTGSRTGRGGAAAALLKSRDRYAAFRQRRVIVKARIVKLAGKGADGARAHLRYLQRDGVTREGAPGELYGADSDRVDGKAFIDRADGDRHQFRFIVAAEDGIEYEDLKALTRRLMAQMQEDLGTKLDWVAVDHFNTGHPHSHIIVRGRDDRGENLVIAREYISSGIRERAAELVSLDLGPRTDREIELRLRREMEQERFTSIDRRLLSMRDDDGLVSPGGPDAIRQTLHQGRLRKLERMGLAAEVGAGSWRLDDELEATLRRTGERGDIIKTIHRELAGKGLARSAADWVIHDRAGEPVQSLVGRVVARGLADEINDRHYMIVDAVDGKSHWIDIGRGEAMETMPNGCIVRVAPRNTEPRRVDRTIAEIAAANGGRYDVDIHLKHDPSATESFARTHVRRLEAIRRATGGVEREPNGTWLIAPDHLDRVANYEGQRARAEPFVVDKLSSMALERQVSFNGATWLDRELVADRPEPLHGSGFGCDVREAQARRREWLIAQGHAHEEQDRIVYRANMLSILRQRELNRVAGQLSEELGLPYAEARSGGRVEGTLRRSVELASGKYAVVEKSREFTLVPWRPVLERHVGKEVSGVVSGEGISWTVGRQRSGPGVS from the coding sequence ATGAAGGATGACGAGTTCAGGCCGAAGCTCGGCAAAATCGGGTCGCGCGGCTCGAAGGCAGGCAAACGCTATGCCGGTCAAGTCCGGGCAGCCGTCAACCGAGCCGGCGGCCAGCCCCAGCCCGGCGGTCGCTTCACGGGCAGCCGGACAGGGCGCGGCGGGGCGGCTGCGGCGCTGCTGAAATCGCGCGACCGGTATGCCGCCTTCCGCCAGCGCCGGGTGATCGTCAAGGCGCGGATCGTCAAGCTCGCCGGCAAGGGCGCGGACGGGGCGCGTGCCCATCTACGCTATCTTCAGCGCGACGGCGTCACCCGAGAAGGTGCGCCTGGCGAGCTCTACGGCGCCGACAGCGACCGCGTCGACGGCAAGGCGTTCATCGATCGCGCGGACGGCGACCGCCACCAATTCCGCTTCATCGTCGCTGCCGAAGACGGCATCGAGTATGAAGACCTGAAGGCGCTGACGCGGCGGCTCATGGCGCAGATGCAGGAAGACCTCGGCACGAAGCTCGACTGGGTCGCGGTTGATCATTTCAACACCGGCCACCCGCACAGCCACATCATCGTCCGAGGCAGGGACGACCGTGGCGAGAACCTGGTCATCGCGCGCGAATATATCTCATCTGGCATCCGCGAGCGGGCGGCCGAGCTGGTCAGCCTCGATCTCGGTCCGCGAACCGACCGCGAGATTGAGCTTCGCCTGCGCCGGGAAATGGAGCAGGAACGCTTCACCAGCATCGACCGTCGGCTGCTCAGCATGCGTGATGATGACGGGCTGGTCTCGCCGGGCGGTCCCGACGCCATTCGCCAGACGCTGCACCAGGGACGGCTGCGCAAGCTCGAGCGGATGGGTCTGGCCGCGGAGGTCGGCGCTGGCTCCTGGCGCCTCGACGATGAGCTCGAAGCCACGCTGCGCCGCACCGGCGAACGCGGCGACATCATCAAGACCATCCACCGCGAACTGGCCGGCAAGGGGCTTGCACGCAGTGCCGCCGACTGGGTGATCCACGATCGAGCCGGCGAGCCCGTCCAGTCTCTCGTCGGTCGCGTTGTCGCGCGTGGACTGGCCGACGAGATCAATGACCGCCACTACATGATCGTCGACGCCGTCGACGGTAAGAGCCATTGGATCGACATCGGTAGAGGCGAGGCGATGGAAACGATGCCTAATGGCTGCATCGTGCGTGTCGCGCCAAGGAACACCGAGCCGAGGCGGGTCGATCGTACCATCGCCGAAATCGCCGCCGCGAATGGCGGCCGTTACGACGTCGATATCCACCTGAAGCATGACCCATCCGCCACCGAGAGCTTTGCGCGAACGCATGTGCGGCGGCTGGAGGCGATCCGCCGCGCGACCGGCGGCGTTGAGCGAGAGCCGAACGGCACCTGGCTCATCGCGCCGGACCATCTCGATCGCGTCGCGAATTATGAGGGCCAGCGGGCCAGGGCCGAGCCTTTCGTTGTCGACAAGCTCTCCTCAATGGCGCTGGAGCGACAGGTCAGCTTCAACGGCGCCACCTGGCTCGACCGGGAGCTGGTTGCCGATAGACCCGAGCCTTTGCACGGATCCGGCTTCGGCTGCGACGTGAGAGAGGCGCAAGCTCGCCGGCGGGAGTGGCTGATCGCGCAAGGCCACGCGCATGAAGAACAGGATCGGATCGTCTATCGAGCCAACATGCTTTCGATCCTGCGCCAGCGAGAACTGAACCGTGTTGCTGGCCAACTGTCGGAGGAACTTGGCCTGCCCTATGCCGAAGCGCGATCCGGAGGACGAGTAGAGGGTACGCTCCGCCGCTCCGTCGAGCTTGCCAGCGGAAAATATGCCGTCGTTGAGAAGTCGCGCGAGTTCACGCTGGTGCCATGGCGGCCGGTGCTTGAGCGCCATGTGGGCAAGGAGGTCTCCGGTGTCGTGAGTGGGGAGGGGATTTCATGGACCGTCGGCCGGCAAAGGAGCGGACCTGGTGTTTCGTGA